TACCAGTCTGTCAAAAAAGGTCCCCTCATAAACCGCAGACAAACTTCCAAATATTATGCTTATTACAAATGCAACCAGTATCGCACATATCGCAAGCTCCATTGTGTATGGCAGTTTCTCCATTATCATCTCAATGACGCTTCTCTTACTCGTATACGAGGTTCCAAAGTCCCCTCGAAGCAGATCCCTTACATATATCAGATACTGCTGTGCGACAGGTTTATCCAATCCCAGTTTGGCAGTATAGAATGCTATCTGTTCCTCAGATGCATTCGTCGGCAGCAAATTCAGCACACCGTCACCTGTCGCACGAAGTGCAGTAAAGACTACTATCGATATAAGAAATAATGTTATAAGTGATTGCAGTATCTTACTTAAAAAATATTTCATAGCTATATCCTAGTTAAGTTCAAATGTTTGGAACCAATATCCCAGATGTCCCGATGCATTCTTATCAAAACTCTTTATCCTGGAGCTTACCGCATAATACTCACCAGGATACACAACCGGTACTGATACCTTCTCCTGTTCAATGATATCAAGTACTTCATCTACCTTCTTTACACGATCTTCACCATAAAGAGCTATAATATCATCAACTGCCTTATCGAGAGTTTCGTTTCCCTGGATCAGACCAATTCTTGAAGTTGAAGGATAGAAAGGTGCAAATGCATCATAAGCACTGTATTTTTTCGGGGGATTGAAGAAATAAACCGCACCTTCAAATTCTTCCGGTATTGGCTTTGTTTTTCTAAGAGTTCCGAGTTCTGTAGGATCGATCGGTATCAGATTTACCTGAAGTCCTATCTCCTCCCAATATGCTATAAGTGCCTGCGCAACATCATCTGCATAAACAGTTGCAAGTCCGAAATAGAACGGAATAACAGGATCAGCAAAGTTATCGGGATAACCTGCTTCTGTCAGAAGTTCCTTAGCTTTCTCAGGATTATATTCTGCAGCTTCCTTTCTGGAGTCATCATAGCCATAGGTGAAAGGATAAAGTCCCCACACACCTGCTGCAACAGCGTTACCTTCAAATACCGCACTTACAAGTTCTTCCCTGTTTATTGCAAGACTCAGTGCTTCACGAACCTTCGCATCCTGAAGTGCTTCACCTGTGTTATCATAGGCTCCCGCTATAAAGAGTCCGAGTGTTGATGCATATGGTGATTCCTCGACGCTTATACCGTCAGTGCCTTCTATGGTAGCAACACTGTTTGCACCTATTGGAGCAAAATCAATCTCTCCGGCCTGAAGAGCTGCGACTCTGGTACTCTCCTCGGCGTATTGCCTGATGACCAGCCTGTCATAGCCGGGCTTTGTTCCCCAATAATTCTCATTGACTGTATATATTGCACTGTCTCCTGCTGTAAAGCTCTCAAGAACGAAAGGTCCGGTTCCTACAGGTTTTTTTCCAAACTCCTCTTCTCCAACCTGTTCGAAATAATCGCTTGGTAAAATGAGTCCGGTTCCTGTTCCGTTTGAAGAAAGGAGATACTCAAATTCTGCTACGGGTTCATTGAAATTAAGCACAACCGTATAATCATCCGGTGTCTCTATATCCTTTATATATTTTCTGATCAGATTGCTATCAGCCTGGGTTGATTCCTCTTTTCCGTAATATTCAAGTGTGAACTTTACATCTTCACTGGTAAAGTCGCTTCCGTCACTGAACTTCACATCATCACGAAGCTTAAGGGTGAATGAGAGCGAGTCATCAGCAAGCTCCCAGCTCGTTGCAAGATTAGGACTATACTCACCATTTCCATCCATCTTTATAAGCGCTTCAAAGATTGGAGCTTCAATGTCATTCCAGGTATTTGTTATCTGTCCGGGGTTAAACGGCTGATCCGGAACCTGCTGTAAGCCTACATTAAGTACTTTTTCTCCATCAGCTGTTCTTTCTGCTCCGAGTACATCCGCTTCTTCCTGTTCTGCAGACGCTCCCTGCACCGTGCTATCTGCCGATGCTGAGCCGCATCCTGAAAGTGCCAGGATTGTTGTTAATAGTATTGATGTGATTGATAAACTTCTCTTCTTCATAATATTGCTCCTCCTTTTTGATAAACTGAGTTATTTTAACTTTACAAATACCGGTTTGCTGTTCAAATCGTATGTAACCCTAAGGGCACCTGAATGGCAGTCCATCTGACAAGCCCCGCATAACCAACACTCATCGGGTCTTGCCACATATACATTTCCATCTCCATCCAGCTCGAATAACCCTTCCGGACAGCGTTCGTAGCAAACCTTGCAATTTGTGCATTTTTTGTAATCAATAATTGTAGCCATTTGAATCTCCTTCCGGTTTTATTTAATTCCTGTCGCATGTACTTTATAATCAAGTTTCCCCTCCTTGTTATAAAACAAACCATATAATTCCCGTTTCTGACTAGGCTTTATATCTCCTGTATGCTTTCTTACGTATCCCCCAAAGCTTTCGGTCCTTATTGAGGCTGCGGTAAAAATCGCCTCTGCAGAATCAAGAAGGGTCAGTACTTCAAAGGCCTTTGCAACATCATGGGGATTATCCGCGGATAATTCCAATTTGTCTCTTATCTCTGAAAGGGCATCCAGAGCATTTTCTATCTTTGCATCGCTTATCGGAAATCTTCCGTACAATCCGACTATGCTCTGAAGAGTACTCTCAAGTTGCTTCCATGTTGTGCCTTCCGAACCCTTGGACCTAATCTTTTCAGCAAGTTCTCTTATTTCTTCAACCTGTGATTCATCAAATTCAGGATATTCTTCATCCCTGGTTTTTATCGATGCCTGAAGTCCTGCCTCATATCCGTATACGACCGCTCCGGGTGCACAGGTACATCCAACAGCTCCCATAACATCTCCTGCCGCATACAGATTTTCAACAGTTGACTCGCAGTGTCCATCTACAAGGACACCAGTGTCTGTTCCTCCGACACTAACATGTCGTACTTCCTTGTAAGGGATCCTTACTGATTTCAGATCAAGGTTCTCTGCATCGAAATTCTTAAGCCACAGCCACATTCTTCCTTCATTTGCAAGTGCATGTCTGATTTCCTCTATTTCTTCATCCGTGGCCTCCGAAAAATCCACATAAAGCTGTTCACCCTCCGACAAAAGCTTTTTCATATTCTTTTTCTGTCTGTTGTACTTAGCGTATAGTTCCCTGTTTTTCTCTACATAATCCGGATCATCAATATCCAGCTCATAAGTCCTCTCGACTACAACATTACCCTGTTCATCAATAAGGCGACCTGCTGGCCACCAGCTTCCACCGGGTGCTCCTACCGGGAAATTAAACCCTTCAAAAGAAAGAGAACTGTCATGAAGCGCAAATTCAAGATTTGTTACCTCTGCCCCTGCCCTGAGTGATAGGGATATTCCTGAGCCAGATGTACTGGCACTGGGTCTTTCAAGATGTGTGTAGGTTGTGACTGCTTTCTCACCCAGCCTTCCTCCGATTCCGTTTGTTGTAAGAATTACTGCTTTTGACGAAATAACGTATAGCTTCTCTTCTCTTGTTGAGATTGCTATAGCTCCTGCTGCTTTACCTTCCCTGGACGTCAGAATCCTTACTCCCTGTGCACGATTGATTATCTGAACTCCGGCTTTTTTCATTGCCTCAGTGAGCTTTACCTTTATATCTCTTCCCTCGAAATGAAAACTCGTCGGGATGCTCTGCCACTGTGGAACAAGTCTATAGCCTTTTACAAGGTGTTTCCCACCGAAGTCAAAATTGATTCCATATTTCTCAAGACCTATAATTCTGTCAAAGCTTTTTTCCACGAACAGGTCACCTAACTCTGTAAATCCCAGACCCTTTTCAAGATTACTGAACATGACCATGTCCTTTTTCATATCTTCTTTGGTATATCCAACTTTTTCATGTACCGGTGGTACATAGCTGAAGATGTGATCTACTCCGGTTCCTGCACAGCCACTTCTGTAGGTATTACCGGTTTCAAGAACTATTACCGACTGCCCCTCTTCCCTGGCTTGAAGTGCTGCGGTTGAACCGGCCAATCCTCCGCCTATGACTACGATATCTGCCTTGTATCTCTCTACCTCGTATGACATTGTTCTCCTCCGCTTGTTATCATTTTTCCGTTCATCTGTTGTAGGTCATTATGCTTCACTACAGCACCTTTGTAAAACATACTAATCTTATAGGCAGATATAAGAATTCCTTATTTCTAAAAATGGGCAATGGCATTTACCAAAATAGATTGAAAAGGCTGACTGTTTCACTTATCATTTTCATTGGAATCATGCGTTGTATCGATAATGTATGATAAATAATGGTATGCATGTTTACGATGTAAAAGATGGAAAAGTTTGTCTGCTTACTTTTGGTGACGGAACAGCCGCTTTCTGCTCCATTTATGAAGGTAATGGCCATACATATATAGGCCACAGCGACTTTTCTCATATGGGAAGACAGTATCTTGATCTGTCCAGATATGATGCTGATGGAAGAATTGTCGAACAGGCAAGCATCTACGCTGAGTATTTTGACGCTGAAGTTGATCAGTATGATGAGAACAGTACTTTCACATATAATGGCAAGAAAATAACAATGCAGGAATATGAAGCATACATGGATACATACAAGTACATTGATCCCGATACTATGGAAAAAGCCGAAATTGAAGAACTTCCTGCATGGAATCCAAACTTAAGAAGCAGGACAGCTATCAGAACGAAAGGAACAAGACATTTTACAGATCCATCAATCGGAGCAGCTGCTTTGGGAATCACTCCAGAAGGCATATTTAAAGACATTACAACATTTGGGCTGTTATTTGAGTCATTGGTTGTACATGATCTTAGAGTTTATGCAGATACTATGGGGGCAAGAGTATATAAGTACCGTGACTCAAAAAGACGAGAGGCAGATGCTGTAATACAGTTTAACGACGGATCATGGGCTCTTATAGAGGTTAAACTTGGCGGAGAAGAGGATATTAAGCAGGCTGCTGAAAACCTGATTAAGATAGCAAATGATATAGATTATGAAAAATCCGGCAAACCAGCATTTCTCATGGTTGTCACAAAAAATAAGATTGCGTACCAGATGGAAAACGGTGTTTATGTAGTTCCATTGGGGTGCTTGAAAAATTAATGTGTGTATCTTACACCTTGATTATTTAGTTGTCGCTAAACCGGTACCTTATTAGGTTTATCTTCTTTTTTGCCCCGGCACCGG
Above is a genomic segment from Butyrivibrio sp. AE3004 containing:
- a CDS encoding ABC transporter substrate-binding protein translates to MKKRSLSITSILLTTILALSGCGSASADSTVQGASAEQEEADVLGAERTADGEKVLNVGLQQVPDQPFNPGQITNTWNDIEAPIFEALIKMDGNGEYSPNLATSWELADDSLSFTLKLRDDVKFSDGSDFTSEDVKFTLEYYGKEESTQADSNLIRKYIKDIETPDDYTVVLNFNEPVAEFEYLLSSNGTGTGLILPSDYFEQVGEEEFGKKPVGTGPFVLESFTAGDSAIYTVNENYWGTKPGYDRLVIRQYAEESTRVAALQAGEIDFAPIGANSVATIEGTDGISVEESPYASTLGLFIAGAYDNTGEALQDAKVREALSLAINREELVSAVFEGNAVAAGVWGLYPFTYGYDDSRKEAAEYNPEKAKELLTEAGYPDNFADPVIPFYFGLATVYADDVAQALIAYWEEIGLQVNLIPIDPTELGTLRKTKPIPEEFEGAVYFFNPPKKYSAYDAFAPFYPSTSRIGLIQGNETLDKAVDDIIALYGEDRVKKVDEVLDIIEQEKVSVPVVYPGEYYAVSSRIKSFDKNASGHLGYWFQTFELN
- a CDS encoding 4Fe-4S dicluster domain-containing protein; its protein translation is MATIIDYKKCTNCKVCYERCPEGLFELDGDGNVYVARPDECWLCGACQMDCHSGALRVTYDLNSKPVFVKLK
- a CDS encoding FAD-dependent oxidoreductase — encoded protein: MSYEVERYKADIVVIGGGLAGSTAALQAREEGQSVIVLETGNTYRSGCAGTGVDHIFSYVPPVHEKVGYTKEDMKKDMVMFSNLEKGLGFTELGDLFVEKSFDRIIGLEKYGINFDFGGKHLVKGYRLVPQWQSIPTSFHFEGRDIKVKLTEAMKKAGVQIINRAQGVRILTSREGKAAGAIAISTREEKLYVISSKAVILTTNGIGGRLGEKAVTTYTHLERPSASTSGSGISLSLRAGAEVTNLEFALHDSSLSFEGFNFPVGAPGGSWWPAGRLIDEQGNVVVERTYELDIDDPDYVEKNRELYAKYNRQKKNMKKLLSEGEQLYVDFSEATDEEIEEIRHALANEGRMWLWLKNFDAENLDLKSVRIPYKEVRHVSVGGTDTGVLVDGHCESTVENLYAAGDVMGAVGCTCAPGAVVYGYEAGLQASIKTRDEEYPEFDESQVEEIRELAEKIRSKGSEGTTWKQLESTLQSIVGLYGRFPISDAKIENALDALSEIRDKLELSADNPHDVAKAFEVLTLLDSAEAIFTAASIRTESFGGYVRKHTGDIKPSQKRELYGLFYNKEGKLDYKVHATGIK
- a CDS encoding DUF4143 domain-containing protein, which translates into the protein MINNGMHVYDVKDGKVCLLTFGDGTAAFCSIYEGNGHTYIGHSDFSHMGRQYLDLSRYDADGRIVEQASIYAEYFDAEVDQYDENSTFTYNGKKITMQEYEAYMDTYKYIDPDTMEKAEIEELPAWNPNLRSRTAIRTKGTRHFTDPSIGAAALGITPEGIFKDITTFGLLFESLVVHDLRVYADTMGARVYKYRDSKRREADAVIQFNDGSWALIEVKLGGEEDIKQAAENLIKIANDIDYEKSGKPAFLMVVTKNKIAYQMENGVYVVPLGCLKN